Proteins encoded together in one Luteimonas fraxinea window:
- a CDS encoding NAD(P)/FAD-dependent oxidoreductase gives MRYGAVIVGGGNAGLSAAQALARARRRVLVVDAGQPRNRFAAAVHNVFGHDGTPPATLLANGRAELLRYPTATVIAGEVIEAVADAVGFSLALADGQTVQTRTLILAGGVCDVLPPLDGLQARWGRSVLHCPYCHGFEVAGRALGVFAGDAMGLHRARMLPDWGPTTCFLEDGFEPDADDARKLANRGVTLERVPVVELLGTAPALDGVRLADGRSIAIDALFVGSRVEPVDGLADRLGCAQDIGPLGPYLRVDAFKQTSVPGAFAAGDLSQPMHSVPLSVASGLLAGVGAHQALIAADAA, from the coding sequence ATGCGATACGGCGCGGTGATCGTGGGTGGCGGCAACGCCGGGCTGTCGGCGGCGCAGGCCCTGGCGCGTGCGCGGCGCCGGGTGCTGGTCGTCGATGCGGGCCAGCCGCGCAACCGGTTCGCGGCTGCCGTGCACAACGTGTTCGGCCATGACGGCACGCCGCCGGCCACGCTGTTGGCGAACGGCCGCGCGGAGCTGCTGCGCTATCCAACGGCAACGGTCATCGCGGGCGAGGTCATCGAGGCGGTCGCGGATGCAGTCGGATTCTCGCTCGCCCTGGCGGACGGTCAGACGGTGCAGACCCGTACGCTGATCCTGGCCGGCGGCGTATGCGACGTGTTGCCGCCGCTCGACGGTTTGCAGGCGCGGTGGGGCCGCAGCGTGCTGCATTGCCCGTACTGCCACGGCTTCGAGGTCGCCGGGCGTGCGCTCGGTGTCTTCGCCGGCGATGCGATGGGCCTGCACCGCGCACGGATGCTGCCCGACTGGGGGCCGACGACCTGTTTCCTCGAAGACGGTTTCGAACCTGACGCCGACGACGCGCGCAAGCTCGCGAACCGTGGCGTGACGCTGGAACGCGTGCCGGTCGTCGAGCTGCTCGGTACTGCGCCGGCGCTGGACGGCGTGCGTCTGGCCGATGGCCGCAGCATCGCGATCGACGCATTGTTCGTCGGCTCGCGTGTCGAACCGGTCGACGGTCTGGCCGACAGGCTCGGCTGCGCGCAGGACATCGGTCCGCTGGGTCCATATCTGCGCGTGGACGCGTTCAAGCAGACGAGCGTGCCCGGCGCGTTCGCGGCCGGCGATCTGAGCCAGCCGATGCACAGCGTGCCGCTGTCGGTGGCGTCGGGGTTGCTCGCGGGCGTCGGCGCACACCAGGCCTTGATCGCTGCAGACGCGGCCTGA
- a CDS encoding winged helix-turn-helix domain-containing protein, protein MSDPDDFQLRIRLGEVMLGPGKADLLDGIRETGSISAAGRRMSMSYRRAWQLVEQLNLHFGAPVVATLTGGRGGGGAELTALGEDVLSTYRRMQQHSAASIADDLAHLRDLRK, encoded by the coding sequence ATGAGCGATCCAGACGATTTCCAGCTGCGTATCCGCCTCGGCGAGGTGATGCTCGGGCCAGGCAAAGCCGATCTGCTCGATGGCATCCGTGAAACCGGTTCGATCTCCGCAGCAGGTCGCCGTATGTCCATGAGCTACCGCCGCGCCTGGCAGCTCGTCGAGCAGTTGAACCTGCACTTCGGTGCCCCGGTTGTCGCGACGCTGACCGGCGGACGTGGCGGCGGCGGTGCAGAACTCACCGCGCTGGGCGAAGACGTTCTGTCGACCTACCGCCGCATGCAGCAACACAGTGCCGCCTCGATCGCCGACGATCTCGCTCACTTGCGCGATCTTCGCAAATAG
- a CDS encoding Rrf2 family transcriptional regulator, producing MRPDSRLSRMLHVLIHLAEADGRATSDEIAAMLGTNPVVVRRTMAGLRDHGYVRSEKGHGGGWSLATPLADISLLDIHEALGSPAPFAFGLANDDPDCLVEKAVNAHLGDAMADAEALLRARLAAVTLADIATDFQKRLTAGGRRRGAR from the coding sequence ATGCGCCCCGACAGCCGCCTCAGCCGCATGCTCCACGTCCTCATCCATCTGGCGGAGGCCGACGGCCGCGCGACCTCGGACGAGATCGCGGCGATGCTGGGCACCAATCCCGTCGTGGTGCGCAGAACCATGGCGGGCCTGCGCGACCACGGCTACGTGCGCTCGGAAAAGGGCCACGGTGGCGGCTGGTCGCTGGCGACGCCGCTCGCCGACATCAGCCTGCTCGACATCCACGAAGCGCTGGGATCGCCCGCACCGTTCGCGTTCGGCCTGGCCAACGACGACCCGGACTGTCTGGTGGAGAAGGCCGTCAACGCCCATCTCGGCGATGCGATGGCCGACGCCGAAGCCCTGCTCCGCGCACGTCTGGCTGCGGTGACGCTGGCGGATATCGCAACCGATTTCCAGAAACGCCTGACCGCCGGCGGACGTCGACGCGGCGCGCGCTGA
- a CDS encoding DUF2884 family protein has product MSFHRAALVAGLLVASMPVFAADDETAPRLSSDQCEISTPYNVLVDTGGVWLYRDSGAPKEIFFHDGTLSVDRAVQSVSAADAARLRRLESGARTLMPQVTSVARESTGIAFDALAGVVEVMTGSARKVRQVERFRTDTLGYIDTTLGTGRWDQDVFGDGFESRIEDAAERMTGSLGRSVMWQVFTGRAGRMDARAERMEADLDRKIEARSAALEAQADALCTQVRELQSIQAALEYRLDGQRLVMLEDAPRSNDDTSVSRAASKP; this is encoded by the coding sequence ATGTCCTTCCATCGCGCCGCGCTCGTCGCCGGCCTGCTCGTCGCGTCGATGCCTGTCTTCGCTGCCGACGACGAGACCGCACCGCGGCTGTCCTCCGACCAGTGCGAGATCTCGACGCCGTACAACGTGCTCGTCGATACCGGCGGCGTCTGGCTCTACCGCGACAGCGGCGCGCCGAAGGAGATCTTCTTCCACGACGGCACGCTCAGCGTGGACCGCGCGGTGCAGAGCGTCAGCGCTGCCGATGCCGCGCGTCTGCGCCGGCTCGAATCGGGCGCACGCACGCTGATGCCGCAGGTCACCTCGGTCGCGCGCGAGAGCACCGGCATCGCGTTCGATGCGCTGGCTGGCGTGGTGGAAGTGATGACCGGCAGCGCGCGCAAGGTGCGCCAGGTGGAACGTTTCCGCACCGATACGCTCGGCTACATCGACACCACGCTCGGCACCGGGCGCTGGGACCAGGACGTGTTCGGCGACGGTTTCGAATCGCGGATCGAGGACGCGGCCGAACGCATGACCGGCAGCCTCGGCCGCAGTGTGATGTGGCAGGTGTTCACCGGCCGCGCCGGTCGCATGGACGCGCGCGCCGAACGCATGGAAGCCGATCTCGACCGCAAGATCGAAGCACGCAGCGCCGCGCTGGAAGCGCAGGCTGATGCCCTGTGCACGCAGGTGCGCGAACTGCAGTCGATCCAGGCCGCGCTGGAATACCGCCTCGACGGCCAGCGGCTGGTGATGCTCGAAGACGCGCCGCGCAGCAACGACGATACGTCGGTCTCCAGGGCAGCTTCGAAGCCCTGA
- a CDS encoding bifunctional acetate--CoA ligase family protein/GNAT family N-acetyltransferase, with amino-acid sequence MSTYALQSVFHPASVAVVGASPRARSLGRLVLQQLRAGGFGGPIGLVNPRYASIDGVEASPSLAALPFVPELVVIAVPPADVAGIADAAASAGAKAAIVLTRDMGEGVGSHNAALAEVARARGLRIVGPNCLGVIAPHAKLFASFAAHAPIPGDLALISQSGAVAAGMIEWSRPRGIGFSAVASLGDALDVDFADLLDYFATDRHTRAILLYVERVRDARKFLSAARAAARAKPVVVVKPGRHARRDTAAITHAAALAAPDAVYDAAFRRAGLLRVHALDELFAAAETLSHLGGVPGNRLAVMTNGIGVGMLALDRLVDLGGTRASLSEATIGTLDGAFPRGWSRRNAVDMLGDADGSRYATALEALLDDRENDAVLVMQVPTVLSDPDEVADAVVRTVQARPRTGARKPVLAVWHGDQPDARKTLGDAGIPVYDSEADAVRGFMYLARHHEAQRALMETPPSLPDDFVVDLPAARAVVDAALASERRLLNPVATARLLGAYGIPVAEVSRARDADAAVAAAEVLFARGVAVAVKIDAADIPHKSDVDGVRLNLTTSQAVHQAAEDILQRARTLQPAAQIDGVTVHAMAVRPKARELIAGIADDPTFGPVVVFGRGGTAVDVIDDKALMLPPLDLRLAHELIGRTRASRILKAYRDVPAADERAVALVLVKLAQMAADIPELLELDINPLLADRDGVIAVDARIALAPVKRLHKGRGHPRFAIFPYPVEWERTITLSNGNTAFVRPVRPEDEAMFRRFFEQVSTEDLRLRFFSAVRHFSHEFIARLTQLDYARSIALAAIDPDTGEMLGAVRLLADANYDTGEYGIMVRSDLKGAGLGWRLMRIMIEYARWQGLRVVEGQVLRENTTMLAMCRQLGFSITTDPDDATVAIVRLPVEGTDA; translated from the coding sequence ATGAGTACCTACGCACTCCAGTCCGTGTTCCATCCCGCGTCGGTGGCGGTCGTCGGCGCGAGTCCGCGCGCGCGGTCACTCGGGCGGCTGGTGCTGCAGCAGTTGCGCGCGGGCGGGTTCGGGGGGCCGATCGGTCTGGTCAATCCGCGCTATGCGTCGATCGATGGCGTCGAAGCGTCGCCTTCGCTCGCTGCATTGCCCTTCGTACCGGAACTGGTGGTGATTGCTGTACCACCGGCGGACGTGGCGGGTATCGCGGATGCGGCAGCGAGTGCGGGTGCCAAGGCTGCGATCGTGCTGACGCGCGACATGGGCGAAGGCGTCGGTTCGCACAATGCGGCGCTGGCCGAAGTCGCGCGCGCGCGCGGGCTGCGCATCGTGGGGCCGAACTGTCTCGGCGTGATCGCGCCGCACGCGAAACTGTTCGCGAGTTTCGCCGCGCACGCGCCGATCCCCGGTGATCTCGCACTGATCTCGCAGTCCGGCGCCGTGGCTGCCGGCATGATCGAGTGGAGCCGACCACGTGGCATCGGCTTCTCCGCCGTGGCCTCGCTGGGCGATGCGCTCGACGTCGACTTCGCCGATCTGCTCGACTACTTCGCGACCGACCGCCATACCCGCGCAATCCTGCTGTACGTGGAGCGCGTGCGCGATGCGCGCAAGTTCCTATCTGCAGCGCGTGCGGCGGCACGCGCCAAGCCGGTGGTCGTGGTCAAACCCGGCCGGCATGCGCGACGCGATACAGCAGCGATCACCCACGCCGCGGCGCTGGCAGCGCCGGATGCCGTCTACGACGCCGCGTTCCGGCGTGCGGGTCTGCTGCGCGTGCATGCGCTCGACGAACTGTTCGCCGCCGCCGAAACCCTGTCGCACCTGGGCGGCGTACCCGGCAACCGCCTCGCGGTGATGACCAACGGCATCGGCGTCGGCATGCTCGCGCTCGATCGTCTGGTCGATCTGGGGGGTACACGCGCGTCACTGTCGGAGGCGACGATCGGAACGCTCGATGGCGCGTTTCCGCGTGGCTGGTCGCGGCGCAACGCCGTGGACATGCTCGGCGATGCCGACGGCAGTCGATATGCCACCGCGCTGGAGGCGCTGCTCGACGATCGCGAGAACGATGCGGTGCTGGTGATGCAGGTGCCCACCGTGCTGTCGGATCCCGATGAAGTGGCGGATGCCGTAGTGCGTACCGTGCAAGCACGTCCACGCACCGGCGCCCGCAAGCCAGTGCTCGCGGTCTGGCATGGCGATCAGCCTGATGCGCGCAAGACGCTCGGCGATGCCGGCATTCCGGTCTACGACAGCGAGGCGGATGCGGTGCGCGGCTTCATGTATCTCGCGCGTCACCACGAGGCGCAGCGTGCGCTGATGGAGACACCGCCGAGCCTACCGGACGATTTCGTCGTCGATCTGCCGGCGGCACGCGCCGTCGTCGATGCGGCTTTGGCATCGGAGCGTCGTCTGCTCAACCCGGTTGCGACCGCGCGTTTGCTCGGTGCCTACGGCATTCCGGTCGCCGAGGTCTCGCGCGCACGCGACGCCGATGCAGCAGTCGCCGCCGCGGAAGTGCTGTTCGCGCGTGGCGTCGCGGTCGCGGTAAAGATCGACGCGGCCGACATTCCGCACAAATCCGATGTCGACGGCGTGCGCCTGAATCTCACGACGTCGCAGGCCGTGCATCAGGCGGCCGAAGACATCCTGCAGCGCGCACGCACCCTGCAGCCCGCTGCGCAGATTGACGGTGTCACCGTGCATGCGATGGCCGTGCGGCCTAAGGCGCGTGAGCTCATTGCCGGCATCGCCGACGATCCGACGTTCGGTCCGGTGGTCGTGTTCGGCCGCGGCGGTACGGCCGTCGACGTCATCGACGACAAGGCCCTGATGTTGCCGCCGCTGGATCTGCGTCTCGCGCACGAACTGATCGGTCGCACGCGTGCGTCACGCATTCTCAAGGCCTATCGGGACGTGCCCGCTGCCGACGAACGGGCGGTCGCGCTGGTGCTGGTGAAGCTTGCGCAGATGGCAGCCGACATTCCCGAACTGCTGGAACTCGACATCAACCCGCTGCTCGCCGATCGCGACGGCGTGATCGCGGTCGATGCGCGCATCGCGCTCGCGCCGGTCAAACGTCTGCACAAAGGTCGCGGCCATCCGCGATTCGCGATCTTTCCGTATCCGGTGGAGTGGGAACGGACGATCACGTTATCGAACGGGAACACGGCCTTCGTGCGGCCGGTACGCCCGGAAGACGAGGCGATGTTCCGGCGCTTCTTCGAACAGGTCAGCACCGAGGATCTGCGTCTGCGGTTCTTCAGCGCGGTGCGGCATTTCAGCCACGAGTTCATCGCGCGGCTCACCCAGCTCGACTACGCGCGCTCGATCGCGCTGGCGGCGATCGACCCCGACACCGGGGAGATGCTGGGCGCGGTGCGTCTGCTCGCCGATGCGAACTATGACACCGGCGAGTACGGAATCATGGTGCGCTCCGACCTGAAGGGCGCCGGGCTCGGCTGGCGGCTGATGCGGATCATGATCGAGTACGCCCGCTGGCAGGGTCTGCGCGTCGTCGAGGGCCAGGTGCTGCGCGAGAACACCACGATGCTGGCGATGTGCCGCCAACTGGGATTCTCGATCACCACCGATCCGGACGATGCCACGGTCGCGATCGTGCGACTGCCGGTCGAGGGCACCGACGCCTGA
- the dinB gene encoding DNA polymerase IV — MRKILHIDMDAFYASVEQRDDPSLRGRPVVVAWRGARSVVCAASYEARPFGVRSAMPAVTAERLCPDAVFVPPDFARYKAVSRQVREIFHAHTDLVQPLSLDEAYLDVTDPKIPSPSATATAQAIRAQIREATQLTASAGVAPKKFIAKIASDWNKPDGLYVVKPAQVDAFLLPLKVGLIPGVGKVMEKKLAELGVATVGDLRGLSRETLERRFGTFGVRLHQRALGIDDRPVEPDQPVQSISSEDTFETDLPLEELAPMIERLAEKTWAATRKTARVGRTVVLKLKTSQFRILTRSFTPDAPPASQAELTRIALALRERVELPASTRYRLVGVGIGGFREPDELPVQAGLFEG; from the coding sequence GTGCGCAAGATCCTCCACATCGACATGGACGCGTTCTACGCTTCGGTCGAACAGCGCGACGATCCGTCGCTGCGTGGGCGGCCGGTGGTCGTGGCCTGGCGTGGCGCGCGCTCGGTGGTCTGTGCCGCCTCGTATGAAGCCCGGCCGTTCGGGGTGCGCTCGGCGATGCCGGCCGTCACCGCCGAGCGCCTGTGCCCGGACGCGGTCTTCGTGCCGCCGGATTTCGCCCGCTACAAAGCCGTCTCGCGACAAGTGCGCGAGATCTTCCACGCGCACACCGACCTGGTGCAGCCGCTGTCGCTGGACGAGGCCTATCTCGACGTCACCGATCCGAAGATTCCCTCGCCCAGCGCGACGGCGACCGCGCAGGCGATCCGCGCGCAGATCCGCGAGGCGACGCAGCTGACCGCGTCGGCCGGCGTCGCACCGAAAAAGTTCATCGCCAAGATCGCCTCGGACTGGAACAAGCCCGATGGCCTGTATGTGGTGAAGCCGGCGCAGGTCGACGCGTTCCTGCTGCCGCTCAAGGTCGGCCTGATTCCCGGCGTCGGCAAGGTCATGGAGAAGAAGCTGGCCGAGCTCGGCGTCGCCACGGTCGGCGATCTGCGTGGGCTGTCGCGCGAGACGCTTGAGCGGCGCTTCGGCACGTTCGGGGTGCGTCTGCACCAGCGCGCACTCGGCATCGACGACCGGCCGGTGGAACCGGACCAGCCCGTGCAGTCGATCTCGTCGGAGGACACGTTCGAAACCGATCTGCCGCTCGAGGAGCTGGCGCCGATGATCGAGCGGCTCGCCGAGAAGACGTGGGCGGCGACGCGCAAGACCGCGCGTGTCGGCCGCACGGTGGTGCTGAAGCTCAAGACCTCGCAGTTCCGCATCCTCACGCGCAGCTTCACGCCGGATGCGCCGCCCGCGTCGCAGGCCGAACTGACGCGGATCGCGCTGGCGTTGCGCGAGCGCGTGGAGCTGCCGGCGTCGACGCGGTATCGACTGGTCGGCGTGGGGATCGGCGGGTTTCGCGAGCCGGATGAGCTGCCGGTGCAGGCGGGGTTGTTCGAGGGTTGA
- the dinG gene encoding ATP-dependent DNA helicase DinG: MGDSDSNTPATTAADAPPRALNDALKADIRAAYAKLQANTPGFSTRRSQSAMIGLVSRALATSGGIGIAEAPTGVGKSLAYLTAGVPIALATKKKLVISTGTVALQSQLFERDIPAFLAATGLEARVALAKGRTRYLCTRNAAELHAEHSQGTMLLDGAGPDEGGDYERQLYDRPLAPHEVDAARRLLEAHADRQWDGDLDTAPEPVSSALRTRITTPASSCAGRRCSFAQHCPVLKVRTTVREAQIVVTNHALLLSSLAMGDIENGQPLLAPPGEMLLVLDEGHHVANVAIDQGAARLPLADMAKRTSRMQILIAGSYRLVDKERIGTLLPNEAIELASRVSKGLKAFQLDVDRVWQPEPGDRDPMWRAPLGRLPDDWAHAIETLGEDTRALFNWVHAAQQAVARTKQEDPAREKLQRSLGMALEMVEQQHELWAGWRREDREGAPPMARWITATRDGDLALHCSPVSAAHVLRTLLWKEIDSVVMTSATLTGGGDFQSFAIDTGLPDHAETASLPSPFDLPNQAQLVVPQFPVAPDDREGHPKAVAEWLARELDWNKGSMVLFTSRWKMEKVAELMPASRRGAIQVQSSGNKSQVVAAHLERVVAGKGSVLFGLNSFGEGLDLPGEACTTVVITQVPFAVPTDPQTATLGEWLEARGQNPFNLIAIPHALRTLTQFAGRLIRTSTDTGRVVILDSRLLNRRYGKRILDALPPFKRVIG; encoded by the coding sequence ATGGGCGATTCCGATTCCAATACGCCGGCCACGACCGCGGCCGACGCGCCGCCGCGCGCGCTGAACGACGCGCTCAAGGCCGACATCCGCGCCGCGTACGCGAAGCTGCAGGCGAACACGCCGGGCTTCAGCACGCGCCGTTCGCAGAGCGCGATGATCGGGCTGGTGTCGCGCGCGCTCGCGACTTCGGGCGGCATCGGCATCGCCGAAGCGCCGACCGGCGTCGGCAAGAGCCTGGCGTATCTGACCGCCGGCGTGCCGATCGCGCTGGCGACGAAGAAGAAGCTGGTGATCAGCACCGGCACCGTGGCGTTGCAGTCGCAGCTGTTCGAACGTGACATCCCTGCGTTTCTCGCCGCGACCGGGTTGGAGGCCCGCGTCGCGCTGGCCAAGGGCCGCACGCGTTACCTGTGCACGCGCAACGCCGCCGAGCTGCATGCAGAGCACAGCCAGGGCACGATGCTGCTCGATGGCGCCGGCCCAGACGAAGGCGGCGACTACGAGCGCCAGCTCTACGACCGCCCGCTTGCTCCGCATGAAGTCGATGCCGCGCGGCGCCTGCTCGAAGCGCATGCGGACCGGCAGTGGGACGGCGATCTCGACACCGCGCCCGAACCCGTGTCGTCCGCGCTGCGCACCCGCATCACCACGCCTGCATCGAGCTGCGCCGGGCGCCGTTGCAGCTTCGCCCAGCACTGTCCGGTGCTGAAAGTCCGCACCACCGTGCGCGAAGCGCAGATCGTCGTGACCAACCACGCGCTGCTGCTGTCGTCACTGGCGATGGGCGACATCGAGAACGGCCAGCCGCTGCTGGCGCCGCCCGGCGAGATGCTGCTGGTGCTCGACGAGGGCCACCACGTGGCGAACGTCGCGATCGACCAGGGCGCGGCGCGGCTGCCGCTGGCCGACATGGCCAAGCGCACCAGCCGCATGCAGATCCTGATCGCCGGCAGCTATCGGCTGGTCGACAAGGAACGCATCGGCACCTTGCTGCCGAACGAGGCGATCGAACTCGCATCGCGTGTGTCGAAGGGGCTCAAGGCGTTCCAGCTCGACGTCGACCGCGTCTGGCAGCCCGAACCCGGCGACCGCGACCCGATGTGGCGCGCACCGCTCGGTCGCCTGCCCGACGACTGGGCGCATGCGATCGAAACCCTCGGCGAAGACACGCGCGCCCTGTTCAACTGGGTGCACGCCGCGCAACAGGCCGTCGCGCGGACCAAGCAGGAAGATCCGGCGCGCGAGAAGCTGCAGCGCAGCCTCGGCATGGCGTTGGAGATGGTCGAGCAGCAGCACGAGTTGTGGGCCGGCTGGCGACGCGAAGACCGCGAAGGCGCGCCACCGATGGCGCGCTGGATCACGGCGACGCGCGATGGCGATCTCGCCCTGCACTGCTCGCCGGTGTCGGCCGCGCACGTGCTGCGCACACTGCTGTGGAAGGAGATCGATTCGGTCGTGATGACCTCCGCCACACTGACCGGCGGCGGTGATTTCCAGTCGTTCGCGATCGACACCGGCCTGCCCGATCACGCCGAGACCGCGTCGCTGCCGTCGCCGTTCGATCTGCCGAACCAGGCGCAGCTGGTGGTGCCGCAGTTCCCGGTGGCGCCCGACGATCGCGAAGGTCACCCGAAAGCGGTCGCCGAATGGCTGGCGCGCGAGCTCGACTGGAACAAGGGCAGCATGGTGCTCTTCACCTCGCGCTGGAAGATGGAAAAGGTCGCCGAACTGATGCCCGCTTCGCGCCGTGGCGCGATCCAGGTGCAGAGCAGCGGCAACAAATCCCAAGTCGTCGCAGCCCATCTCGAACGCGTCGTCGCCGGCAAGGGCTCGGTGCTGTTCGGCCTCAACTCGTTCGGCGAAGGTCTGGACCTGCCGGGCGAGGCCTGCACGACGGTGGTGATCACCCAGGTGCCGTTCGCCGTACCGACCGATCCGCAGACCGCGACACTCGGCGAATGGCTCGAGGCGCGCGGGCAGAATCCGTTCAACCTGATCGCGATTCCGCACGCGTTGCGCACGCTGACCCAGTTCGCCGGTCGCCTGATCCGCACCTCGACCGATACCGGCCGCGTCGTGATCCTCGACTCGCGCCTGCTCAACCGCCGCTACGGCAAACGCATCCTCGATGCGCTGCCGCCGTTCAAGCGTGTGATCGGCTGA
- a CDS encoding serine hydrolase domain-containing protein, whose translation MHRILALLFASLLIGGMSATPASAQTPEVARSTALDAVLDDASAMTPLRTVLVARDGALIAERGYRGASTTRPANIKSASKTVMSALVGIAIGRGLLDGVDQPVAPLLADRLPHDPDPRLAQVTIGHLLSMQAGLQSTSGRGYGRWVAQRDWVRDALAQPFVDTPGGGMIYSTGSTHLLSAVLARVGGKPVRTLAREWLGPQAGFAIASWDTDPQGLHFGGNQMAMTPRSLLAFGELYRNHGRAASGAQLIPASWIAQSWVTRTRSVYTGDGYGYGWFARRIGGHDVRFAWGHGGQMLYIVPSLNLTVAMTSDETTVAGSGHLAQLHALLGRIIESQTV comes from the coding sequence ATGCATCGCATCCTCGCCCTGTTGTTCGCTTCGCTGCTGATCGGCGGCATGAGCGCCACGCCCGCATCCGCGCAGACGCCCGAGGTCGCGCGCAGCACTGCGCTCGACGCCGTCCTCGACGACGCCAGCGCGATGACACCACTGCGCACGGTGCTGGTCGCGCGCGATGGCGCGTTGATCGCCGAGCGGGGCTACCGGGGCGCATCGACCACGCGCCCGGCGAACATCAAGTCGGCGTCGAAGACGGTGATGTCGGCGCTGGTCGGCATCGCGATCGGACGCGGCCTGCTCGATGGTGTCGACCAGCCCGTCGCCCCGCTGCTGGCCGATCGCCTGCCACACGATCCCGATCCGCGTCTGGCCCAGGTCACCATCGGCCATCTGCTGTCGATGCAGGCCGGCCTGCAGTCCACGTCGGGCCGTGGCTACGGGCGCTGGGTCGCGCAGCGCGACTGGGTGCGCGACGCACTCGCGCAGCCGTTCGTCGATACGCCGGGTGGCGGCATGATCTATTCGACCGGCTCCACGCATCTGCTGTCGGCTGTGCTCGCCAGGGTCGGCGGCAAGCCGGTGCGCACGCTCGCGCGCGAGTGGCTGGGCCCGCAGGCCGGCTTCGCGATCGCGTCCTGGGATACCGATCCGCAGGGCCTGCATTTCGGCGGCAACCAGATGGCGATGACGCCGCGTTCGCTGCTGGCGTTCGGCGAGCTCTACCGCAACCACGGTCGCGCCGCGTCGGGTGCGCAACTGATACCCGCGAGCTGGATCGCGCAGTCGTGGGTCACGCGCACGCGTTCGGTCTACACCGGCGACGGCTATGGCTACGGCTGGTTCGCGCGCCGCATCGGCGGGCACGACGTGCGTTTCGCCTGGGGGCACGGCGGACAGATGCTCTACATCGTGCCGTCGCTGAACCTCACTGTCGCGATGACGTCCGACGAGACCACCGTCGCCGGCTCCGGCCACCTCGCGCAACTGCATGCGTTGCTGGGTCGGATCATCGAGAGTCAGACGGTCTAG